The Erythrobacter sp. SDW2 region GCCCGTATAGGCGCGCCCAAGCCCGCTCCCGAGCGGGCAAAATTTTTTCCAATCCGTCGGTTCGGTTTGGCCCCTCGACAAGAGATCAGGTCAGGCGGAAGCTATGGATTGGGTGAGATAATTGAAACCGCCGGAACGGCAGGGTGACCTGACGTGCCGGTGATTTTTGGCTCTTTCGCATCGGTGCAGGTTATGGAAGCTCAGAATATCCGCATTCGCCTCAAGGCGTTCGACCACCGCGTTCTCGACCAGGCCACTGGTGAGATCGCCGACACGGCCCGCCGGACCGGCGCGCTTATTCGCGGCCCCATTCCCATGCCGACGCGCATCGAGAAGTTCACCGTGAACCGCGGCCCGCACATCGACAAGAAGTCGCGCGAGCAGTTCGAGGTGCGTACGTACAAGCGGTTGCTCGACATCGTGCAGCCCAACGCCCAGACGGTCGATGCTCTGATGAAGCTCGATCTGGCCGCTGGCGTGAACGTCGAAATCAAATTGGCCTGAGCCAATTTGCCGAAGCCCCCGCGAAAGCGGGGTCTCTGTCCTCCTGGTGGGACGCTAAATATGACCAGAGACTTTCAGGGGCTCCAACGGCCCCGCTGATCCAGCAGGATCGGCAAGACATTGGGATACCGCCGGACTTGTCCGGGTCTGCGTCCCCCGTCTCGCTCAACCGGCCCGGTGGCCGTGCGAGCACTCAGCCCGGACGGGGCGATGCATCAAATTCGGGTTGAATGGATCTGTCCACCTTGGGCGGGTCCGCAAGCACCAGGGGATGGGCCTCTGGTGCCTCTGTTAGGAGTTTGACGATGCGCACTGGCGTGATCGCAAAGAAAGTCGGGATGACCCGCCTGTTCCAGGAGGATGGACGTCACGTTCCCGTGACCGTTCTGGCCCTGGAAGATTGCCAGGTCGTGTCCCACCGCACCGCAGACCGTGACGGCTACGTCGCGCTGCAGGTCGGTTCGGGTGTGGCCAAGCAGAAGAATGTCAACAAGCCGCAGCGCGAGCATTTTGCCAAGGCCGAAGTCGGCCTGAAGCAGAAGGTTGCCGAGTTCCGGCTCGAGAGCGAAGACGCGCTGCTGCCGGTCGGTTCGACCATCAGCGCAGAGCACTTCGTTGCCGGCCAGATGGTCGACGTCACCGGCCACACGCAGGGCAAGGGTTTTGCCGGTGCGATGAAGCGCTGGGGCTTCGGCGGTATGCGCGCGACGCACGGCGTCTCGATCAGTCACCGTGCTCACGGTTCGACCGGTAACCGCCAGGATCCGGGCCGCGTGTTCAAGGGCAAGAAGATGGCCGGCCACATGGGCGACCGTCAGCGCACCCAGCAGAACCTCGAAATCGTTCGTACCGATGCCGAGCGTGGCCTTCTGTTCGTCAAGGGTTCGGTTCCGGGTGCCAAGAACAGCTGGATGCTGGTTCGTGACGCCGTGAAGCTGCCGCTTCCCGCCGACGTGCCGTTCCCCGGTGTCGTCCTCGACAAGAACGCGCCGAAACCGGAAGCCGACGAGCCCAAGCTCGCCGACCAGGTCGAAGCAGCGGACACCGTCGCTGAAGAAACCGCTGCTGCCGAGGCCGAAGCGCCCGCCAGCGATGAAAACAAGGAGGGCTGATCCGTGAAGGTGAAGGTCCAGAAAATCGACGGCAAGGCTGCCGGTGATGTCGAGCTCAACGATGCCGTGTTCGGTGTCGAGCCGCGCGCCGACATCCTCCACCGCGTCGTGACGTGGCAGCTCGAAAGCCGCCGCGCCACTGCCCGCCCGACCCGTGAGCGTGCAGACGTTGCCCGCACCGGCAAGAAGTTCGGTCGCCAGAAGGGCGGCGGTACGGCTCGTCACGGTGACCGTGCAGCTCCGATCTTCATCGGCGGCGGCAAGG contains the following coding sequences:
- the rplC gene encoding 50S ribosomal protein L3; the encoded protein is MRTGVIAKKVGMTRLFQEDGRHVPVTVLALEDCQVVSHRTADRDGYVALQVGSGVAKQKNVNKPQREHFAKAEVGLKQKVAEFRLESEDALLPVGSTISAEHFVAGQMVDVTGHTQGKGFAGAMKRWGFGGMRATHGVSISHRAHGSTGNRQDPGRVFKGKKMAGHMGDRQRTQQNLEIVRTDAERGLLFVKGSVPGAKNSWMLVRDAVKLPLPADVPFPGVVLDKNAPKPEADEPKLADQVEAADTVAEETAAAEAEAPASDENKEG
- the rpsJ gene encoding 30S ribosomal protein S10; translated protein: MEAQNIRIRLKAFDHRVLDQATGEIADTARRTGALIRGPIPMPTRIEKFTVNRGPHIDKKSREQFEVRTYKRLLDIVQPNAQTVDALMKLDLAAGVNVEIKLA